One stretch of Gouania willdenowi chromosome 16, fGouWil2.1, whole genome shotgun sequence DNA includes these proteins:
- the LOC114478069 gene encoding histone-lysine N-methyltransferase SETDB1-B-like isoform X3, producing the protein MTSKRTKFTFQKREDSTSRYHCCVPKCTTSARCNSVLSFFTFPQEDELRKKWIVNIRRDVPSVITNHTRVCSCHFLPADMKEPSYPQGRRRLRSGAVPVLFEWNNYSLPASRSGVWEQRERPDSNVPYPDHNYCSSAEPGALDLALSVIEEVRAENAALHRQKEEMAISNKFGSERFAASDEDIRFYTRMEVEDWDSSLKEELGISLEELNKWIDDMVEKSEIVQKKKAELTELKQWVEQKEEEKEKTEKLLNDANQSVLECEKLVKETYRQNGLVYLESSSEDEGRGEGVLSSEVIEIDDDDDDDVIAVGCLVPPKPKQPIPPTKDPELKDTSAALQKTSQQVQKLVHIVNKSSSNTHLLRSPAHTPAQPGHLNAPPAVFVSQVPSQSVTQPNPNTTEDELTVGMTILGKKRTKTWHYGSLVAINSIGNNVHKYKVKFEKGKSLLSGNHVAFTYNPILESLYVGARVVAKYKDGNLEWLYAGIVAEMPNNKNRMRFLIFFDDGYASYVILPELYPICRPLKRTWEDIEDASCRDFIEEYITAYPSRPMVLLKVSQIIKTEWEGTWWRSKVEEVDGSLVKILFLDDKRSEWIYRGSTRLEPMFNLKLTSANTHEKKLAGQQRNRPNMGALRSKGPVVQYTSDGQVGASPSPIKTPQTPPGHISLTAQTQQRPLTQHSTPSLVPPQPQQSARVENKHQMAKKSTSPFVPGVGGTHASKVMQSLNTSTSNLTSSVRMSSAPSTSIATVTQLHQRQLTQSSPPVTVMTSIPPQPAYRAPTDRIFYLAHTCQPACLNRVRPPKSDFHRGKNPLLTPLLYDFRRMTGRRKVNRKMSFHVIYKAPCGLCLRNMGEIEHYLFQTGCDFIFLEMFCLDPYVLVDRPFQPQRPFYYIPDITGGKEDIALSCVNEIDTTPPPKVAYSKERIPEDGVYINTRSEFLVGCECTDGCRDKSKCSCHQLTLQATACTPGAQVNQNAGYLNKRLEECLPTGIYECNKMCKCCANMCTNRLVQHGLQIRLQLFKTQNKGWGIRCLDDVAKGSFVCIYAGKILTDDFADKEGLEMGDEYFANLDHIESVENFKEGYESDAHCSDSEGSGVDLSKMKIQPSALVGGKSGAQRARRGELTSETIENVTVRNWSVIFVPLSAQSSSGDSNDDDDKDSKSEESDTSDDTFVKENYFNSSSVWRSYTTRGQAKGNKEGSQDSKDGINPSTAAADGGKPLAMPEETGKSKVASWLTSQGMKKDAGDNKSQQKVEPGKKPDVMTLSDSDDVQTISSGSEDNKDKEKAPTGVTKKQVAVKSTRGIALKTGHGMMVKTGASTGGTVPGGLGGKSGQQGQTSGGGDSTSRNTRLFFDGEESCYIIDAKIEGNLGRYLNHSCSPNLFVQNVFVDTHDLRFPWVAFFASKRIRAGTELTWDYNYEVGSVAGKVLLCCCGSTECRGRLL; encoded by the exons ATGACATCCAAAAGGACGAAGTTTACCTTCCAAAAAAGAGAAGATAGCACATCAAGATACCACTGTTGCGTCCCTAAGTGTACAACTTCAGCTAGATGTAATtctgttttgagtttttttacaTTCCCACAAGAGGATGAGCTGCGAAAGAAGTGGATCGTCAACATCCGGAGAGATGTTCCTAGTGTGATTACAAACCACACTAGGGTCTGTAGTTGTCATTTCTTGCCAGCTGACATGAAGGAGCCATCATATCCACAAGGGCGTCGGCGTTTAAGAAGTGGAGCTGTCCCTgttctttttgaatggaataatTATTCCCTTCCTGCCTCTCGTTCTGGTGTTTGGGAGCAAAGAGAGCGACCAGACTCGAATGTACCATATCCTGACCACAACTACTGCTCCTCTGCTGAGCCGGGTGCATTGGACTTAGCCCTCAGTGTTATAGAGGAGGTCCGGGCAGAAAACGCTGCGCTCCATAGACAGAAGGAGGAGATGGCCATCAGCAACAAGTTTGGCTCGGAACGATTTGCTGCTTCAGATGAGGACATTAGGTTTTATACAAG AATGGAGGTCGAAGACTGGGACTCCAGTTTGAAGGAAGAGCTGGGCATTTCTCTGGAAGAGCTGAATAAGTGGATCGATGACATGGTGGAGAAGAGCGAGATTGTGCAGAAGAAAAAAGCAGAGCTGACAGAGCTGAAGCAGTGGGTGGAGcagaaagaggaggagaaggagaagacaGAGAAGCTTCTGAACGATGCCAATCA GTCTGTGTTAGAGTGTGAGAAACTGGTGAAGGAAACCTACCGACAAAACGGTCTGGTGTATTTGGAGAGCAGCTCAGAGGACGAGGGACGTGGCGAAGGTGTTTTGTCCTCTGAGGTCATCGAGATAGACGACGATGATGACGATGACGTGATCGCTGTTGGCTGCT TGGTTCCTCCAAAACCAAAACAGCCTATCCCCCCCACCAAAGATCCAGAG CTGAAGGATACCTCTGCAGCTCTGCAGAAAACCTCCCAACAGGTTCAGAAGTTGGTTCACATTGTCAACAAGTCCTCCTCAAACACCCACCTGCTCCGGTCACCCGCTCACACTCCAGCTCAGCCTG GTCATCTAAATGCACCCCCAGCAGTGTTTGTATCCCAAGTGCCATCGCAGTCAGTGACACAGCCCAACCCCAACACTACTGAGGATGAGCTTACAGTGGGGATGACCATTCTGGGAAAGAAACGAACCAAGACTtggcactatggcagccttgtaGCTATTAACTCCATTG gtAATAATGTCCACAAGTACAAAGTCAAATTTGAAAAAGGCAAGAGTCTGCTGTCTGGGAATCATGTGGCTTTTACCTACAACCCCATCCTGGAGAGCTTGTACGTCGGCGCTCGTGTTGTTGCCAAGTACAAGGACGGTAACCTGGAGTGGCTGTATGCTGGAATAGTGGCAGAGATGCCCAACAACAAGAACCGCATGAG GTTCCTTATCTTCTTTGATGATGGTTATGCTTCATATGTGATACTACCGGAGTTGTACCCCATTTGCAGACCAC TGAAGCGCACTTGGGAGGACATAGAGGATGCATCGTGTCGAGACTTCATTGAGGAGTACATCACTGCGTATCCCAGCAGGCCCATGGTGCTCCTGAAAGTCAGCCAGATAATAAAGACAGAGTGGGAGGGAACCTGGTGGAGGAGCAAAGTGGAGGAAGTTGATGGCAGCTTGGTCAAGATTCTCTTTTTA GATGATAAAAGAAGCGAATGGATCTACAGAGGCTCGACCAGGTTGGAACCAATGTTCAATCTGAAGTTAACTTCTGCAAACACCCATGAGAAGAAGCTGGCTGGACAGCAGAGGAACAGACCAAACATGG GCGCTCTAAGGAGCAAAGGCCCAGTTGTTCAGTATACCAGTGATGGACAAGTTGGAGCTTCCCCTTCCCCCATCAAAACTCCTCAGACGCCGCCCGGCCATATATCCCTGACAGCCCAGACTCAGCAGCGTCCTCTAACCCAGCATTCCACTCCCAGCCTAGTGCCCCCACAGCCTCAGCAGTCTGCTCGTGTTGA gaATAAACATCAAATGGCAAAGAAGAGTACATCTCCTTTTGTCCCCGGGGTTGGAGGCACACATGCTTCTAAAGTCATGCAGTCTCTCAACACCAGTACCAGCAACCTCACCAG CAGTGTGAGAATGTCGAGTGCCCCCAGTACTTCTATTGCCACTGTAACACAGCTGCACCAGAGACAGCTGACGCAGAGCTCTCCTCCAGTGACCGTCATGACCTCCATCCCACCTCAGCCTGCGTACCGCGCACCGACCGACCGCATCTTCTACCTGGCACACACATGCCAGCCCGCTTGTCTTAACCGAGTTCGGCCACCGAAGTCAGACTTCCACAGAGGGAAGAACCCGCTCCTCACACCTTTGCTCTATGATTTCAGACGTATGACAGGTCGACGTAAAGTCAACCGCAAG ATGTCTTTTCACGTCATTTACAAGGCTCCATGTGGACTTTGCCTGCGTAACATGGGGGAGATTGAGCACTACCTCTTCCAGACTGGTTGTGACTTTATATTTTTAGAGATGTTCTGTCTCGACCCTTACGTCCTCGTGGATCGGCCCTTCCAGCCCCAAAGACCCTTCTATTACATTCCAGACATTACCGGGGGAAAGGAGGACATTGCACTGTCCTGCGTCAATGAGATTGATACCACGCCGCCTCCCAAAGTAGCTTACA GTAAAGAACGCATTCCTGAAGACGGCGTGTACATTAACACCCGCTCAGAGTTCCTGGTTGGCTGTGAATGTACTGACGGCTGCAGAGACAA GTCTAAATGTTCGTGCCACCAGCTGACTCTTCAGGCTACGGCTTGTACTCCAGGAGCACAGGTCAACCAAAATGCTGGTTATTTGAATAAGCGACTGGAGGAGTGCCTCCCCACAGG GATTTACGAGTGtaataaaatgtgcaaatgtTGTGCTAATATGTGCACCAACCGGCTGGTGCAGCATGGTCTGCAGATCCGTCTCCAACTCTTCAAGACTCAAAACAAAGGCTGGGGCATCCGGTGTTTGGACGATGTGGCCAAGGGctcatttgtttgtatttatgcCG GTAAAATTCTGACTGATGACTTTGCTGATAAAGAAGGTCTCGAGATGGGCGATGAGTATTTTGCCAACCTGGACCACATAGAGAGCGTGGAGAATTTTAAAGAAGGTTATGAGAGCGATGCTCACTGTTCAGACAGCGAGGGAAGCGGCGTTGATCTGTCCAAGATGAAAATCCAGCCATCAGCTTTAGTGGGGGGCAAGTCTGGGGCGCAACGGGCCAGGAGAGGTGAGCTTACTTCAGAAACCATTGAGAACGTGACGGTCCGTAACTGGTCTGTAATCTTTGTACCTTTGTCAGCTCAAAGCTCCTCAGGCGACAGCAACGATGACGACGACAAAGACTCAAAGAGCGAGGAAAGCGACACCTCCGACGACACGTTTGTGAAGGAAAATTACTTTAACTCCAGCTCTGTGTGGAGGAGTTACACCACACGGGGACAAGCCAAGGGCAATAAGGAGG GGAGCCAGGACAGTAAAGACGGAATAAACCCATCAACCGCAGCAGCAGACGGTGGAAAGCCACTGGCAATGCCAGAGGAAACAGGCAAAAGTAAAGTGGCTTCCTGGCTGACGAGCCAGGGGATGAAGAAA GATGCTGGAGACAACAAAAG tcaGCAGAAGGTTGAACCTGGAAAGAAGCCAGATGTGATGACTCTCTCCGACAGTGACGATGTTCAGACCATCAGCTCCGGATCTGaagacaacaaagacaaagaaaaagctCCCACTG GTGTGACTAAAAAGCAAGTAGCAGTGAAATCAACTCGTGGCATCGCCCTGAAGACAGGCCATGGGATGATGGTGAAAACTGGGGCCTCCACAGGCGGGACGGTGCCAGGCGGGTTAGGAGGGAAGAGTGGTCAACAGGGCCAGACGAGTGGAGGCGGAGACAGCACCAGCAGAAACACCCGCCTGTTTTTCGATGGCGAGGAGTCGTGCTACATCATCGATGCTAAGATAGAGGGAAATCTAGGGCGATACCTCAAC CACAGCTGCAGTCCAAACCTTTTTGTCCAGAATGTGTTTGTGGACACACATGACTTGCGGTTCCCCTGGGTGGCATTTTTTGCCAGCAA GCGGATCCGTGCAGGCACAGAGCTGACCTGGGATTATAACTATGAGGTGGGCAGCGTTGCAGGTAAagtgctgctgtgctgctgtggATCCACCGAGTGTCGAGGACGTCTGCTGTGA
- the LOC114478069 gene encoding histone-lysine N-methyltransferase SETDB1-B-like isoform X4, with protein sequence MTSKRTKFTFQKREDSTSRYHCCVPKCTTSARCNSVLSFFTFPQEDELRKKWIVNIRRDVPSVITNHTRVCSCHFLPADMKEPSYPQGRRRLRSGAVPVLFEWNNYSLPASRSGVWEQRERPDSNVPYPDHNYCSSAEPGALDLALSVIEEVRAENAALHRQKEEMAISNKFGSERFAASDEDIRFYTRMEVEDWDSSLKEELGISLEELNKWIDDMVEKSEIVQKKKAELTELKQWVEQKEEEKEKTEKLLNDANQSVLECEKLVKETYRQNGLVYLESSSEDEGRGEGVLSSEVIEIDDDDDDDVIAVGCLVPPKPKQPIPPTKDPELKDTSAALQKTSQQVQKLVHIVNKSSSNTHLLRSPAHTPAQPGHLNAPPAVFVSQVPSQSVTQPNPNTTEDELTVGMTILGKKRTKTWHYGSLVAINSIGNNVHKYKVKFEKGKSLLSGNHVAFTYNPILESLYVGARVVAKYKDGNLEWLYAGIVAEMPNNKNRMRFLIFFDDGYASYVILPELYPICRPLKRTWEDIEDASCRDFIEEYITAYPSRPMVLLKVSQIIKTEWEGTWWRSKVEEVDGSLVKILFLDDKRSEWIYRGSTRLEPMFNLKLTSANTHEKKLAGQQRNRPNMGALRSKGPVVQYTSDGQVGASPSPIKTPQTPPGHISLTAQTQQRPLTQHSTPSLVPPQPQQSARVENKHQMAKKSTSPFVPGVGGTHASKVMQSLNTSTSNLTSSVRMSSAPSTSIATVTQLHQRQLTQSSPPVTVMTSIPPQPAYRAPTDRIFYLAHTCQPACLNRVRPPKSDFHRGKNPLLTPLLYDFRRMTGRRKVNRKMSFHVIYKAPCGLCLRNMGEIEHYLFQTGCDFIFLEMFCLDPYVLVDRPFQPQRPFYYIPDITGGKEDIALSCVNEIDTTPPPKVAYSKERIPEDGVYINTRSEFLVGCECTDGCRDKSKCSCHQLTLQATACTPGAQVNQNAGYLNKRLEECLPTGIYECNKMCKCCANMCTNRLVQHGLQIRLQLFKTQNKGWGIRCLDDVAKGSFVCIYAGKILTDDFADKEGLEMGDEYFANLDHIESVENFKEGYESDAHCSDSEGSGVDLSKMKIQPSALVGGKSGAQRARRAQSSSGDSNDDDDKDSKSEESDTSDDTFVKENYFNSSSVWRSYTTRGQAKGNKEGSQDSKDGINPSTAAADGGKPLAMPEETGKSKVASWLTSQGMKKDAGDNKSQQKVEPGKKPDVMTLSDSDDVQTISSGSEDNKDKEKAPTGGVTKKQVAVKSTRGIALKTGHGMMVKTGASTGGTVPGGLGGKSGQQGQTSGGGDSTSRNTRLFFDGEESCYIIDAKIEGNLGRYLNHSCSPNLFVQNVFVDTHDLRFPWVAFFASKRIRAGTELTWDYNYEVGSVAGKVLLCCCGSTECRGRLL encoded by the exons ATGACATCCAAAAGGACGAAGTTTACCTTCCAAAAAAGAGAAGATAGCACATCAAGATACCACTGTTGCGTCCCTAAGTGTACAACTTCAGCTAGATGTAATtctgttttgagtttttttacaTTCCCACAAGAGGATGAGCTGCGAAAGAAGTGGATCGTCAACATCCGGAGAGATGTTCCTAGTGTGATTACAAACCACACTAGGGTCTGTAGTTGTCATTTCTTGCCAGCTGACATGAAGGAGCCATCATATCCACAAGGGCGTCGGCGTTTAAGAAGTGGAGCTGTCCCTgttctttttgaatggaataatTATTCCCTTCCTGCCTCTCGTTCTGGTGTTTGGGAGCAAAGAGAGCGACCAGACTCGAATGTACCATATCCTGACCACAACTACTGCTCCTCTGCTGAGCCGGGTGCATTGGACTTAGCCCTCAGTGTTATAGAGGAGGTCCGGGCAGAAAACGCTGCGCTCCATAGACAGAAGGAGGAGATGGCCATCAGCAACAAGTTTGGCTCGGAACGATTTGCTGCTTCAGATGAGGACATTAGGTTTTATACAAG AATGGAGGTCGAAGACTGGGACTCCAGTTTGAAGGAAGAGCTGGGCATTTCTCTGGAAGAGCTGAATAAGTGGATCGATGACATGGTGGAGAAGAGCGAGATTGTGCAGAAGAAAAAAGCAGAGCTGACAGAGCTGAAGCAGTGGGTGGAGcagaaagaggaggagaaggagaagacaGAGAAGCTTCTGAACGATGCCAATCA GTCTGTGTTAGAGTGTGAGAAACTGGTGAAGGAAACCTACCGACAAAACGGTCTGGTGTATTTGGAGAGCAGCTCAGAGGACGAGGGACGTGGCGAAGGTGTTTTGTCCTCTGAGGTCATCGAGATAGACGACGATGATGACGATGACGTGATCGCTGTTGGCTGCT TGGTTCCTCCAAAACCAAAACAGCCTATCCCCCCCACCAAAGATCCAGAG CTGAAGGATACCTCTGCAGCTCTGCAGAAAACCTCCCAACAGGTTCAGAAGTTGGTTCACATTGTCAACAAGTCCTCCTCAAACACCCACCTGCTCCGGTCACCCGCTCACACTCCAGCTCAGCCTG GTCATCTAAATGCACCCCCAGCAGTGTTTGTATCCCAAGTGCCATCGCAGTCAGTGACACAGCCCAACCCCAACACTACTGAGGATGAGCTTACAGTGGGGATGACCATTCTGGGAAAGAAACGAACCAAGACTtggcactatggcagccttgtaGCTATTAACTCCATTG gtAATAATGTCCACAAGTACAAAGTCAAATTTGAAAAAGGCAAGAGTCTGCTGTCTGGGAATCATGTGGCTTTTACCTACAACCCCATCCTGGAGAGCTTGTACGTCGGCGCTCGTGTTGTTGCCAAGTACAAGGACGGTAACCTGGAGTGGCTGTATGCTGGAATAGTGGCAGAGATGCCCAACAACAAGAACCGCATGAG GTTCCTTATCTTCTTTGATGATGGTTATGCTTCATATGTGATACTACCGGAGTTGTACCCCATTTGCAGACCAC TGAAGCGCACTTGGGAGGACATAGAGGATGCATCGTGTCGAGACTTCATTGAGGAGTACATCACTGCGTATCCCAGCAGGCCCATGGTGCTCCTGAAAGTCAGCCAGATAATAAAGACAGAGTGGGAGGGAACCTGGTGGAGGAGCAAAGTGGAGGAAGTTGATGGCAGCTTGGTCAAGATTCTCTTTTTA GATGATAAAAGAAGCGAATGGATCTACAGAGGCTCGACCAGGTTGGAACCAATGTTCAATCTGAAGTTAACTTCTGCAAACACCCATGAGAAGAAGCTGGCTGGACAGCAGAGGAACAGACCAAACATGG GCGCTCTAAGGAGCAAAGGCCCAGTTGTTCAGTATACCAGTGATGGACAAGTTGGAGCTTCCCCTTCCCCCATCAAAACTCCTCAGACGCCGCCCGGCCATATATCCCTGACAGCCCAGACTCAGCAGCGTCCTCTAACCCAGCATTCCACTCCCAGCCTAGTGCCCCCACAGCCTCAGCAGTCTGCTCGTGTTGA gaATAAACATCAAATGGCAAAGAAGAGTACATCTCCTTTTGTCCCCGGGGTTGGAGGCACACATGCTTCTAAAGTCATGCAGTCTCTCAACACCAGTACCAGCAACCTCACCAG CAGTGTGAGAATGTCGAGTGCCCCCAGTACTTCTATTGCCACTGTAACACAGCTGCACCAGAGACAGCTGACGCAGAGCTCTCCTCCAGTGACCGTCATGACCTCCATCCCACCTCAGCCTGCGTACCGCGCACCGACCGACCGCATCTTCTACCTGGCACACACATGCCAGCCCGCTTGTCTTAACCGAGTTCGGCCACCGAAGTCAGACTTCCACAGAGGGAAGAACCCGCTCCTCACACCTTTGCTCTATGATTTCAGACGTATGACAGGTCGACGTAAAGTCAACCGCAAG ATGTCTTTTCACGTCATTTACAAGGCTCCATGTGGACTTTGCCTGCGTAACATGGGGGAGATTGAGCACTACCTCTTCCAGACTGGTTGTGACTTTATATTTTTAGAGATGTTCTGTCTCGACCCTTACGTCCTCGTGGATCGGCCCTTCCAGCCCCAAAGACCCTTCTATTACATTCCAGACATTACCGGGGGAAAGGAGGACATTGCACTGTCCTGCGTCAATGAGATTGATACCACGCCGCCTCCCAAAGTAGCTTACA GTAAAGAACGCATTCCTGAAGACGGCGTGTACATTAACACCCGCTCAGAGTTCCTGGTTGGCTGTGAATGTACTGACGGCTGCAGAGACAA GTCTAAATGTTCGTGCCACCAGCTGACTCTTCAGGCTACGGCTTGTACTCCAGGAGCACAGGTCAACCAAAATGCTGGTTATTTGAATAAGCGACTGGAGGAGTGCCTCCCCACAGG GATTTACGAGTGtaataaaatgtgcaaatgtTGTGCTAATATGTGCACCAACCGGCTGGTGCAGCATGGTCTGCAGATCCGTCTCCAACTCTTCAAGACTCAAAACAAAGGCTGGGGCATCCGGTGTTTGGACGATGTGGCCAAGGGctcatttgtttgtatttatgcCG GTAAAATTCTGACTGATGACTTTGCTGATAAAGAAGGTCTCGAGATGGGCGATGAGTATTTTGCCAACCTGGACCACATAGAGAGCGTGGAGAATTTTAAAGAAGGTTATGAGAGCGATGCTCACTGTTCAGACAGCGAGGGAAGCGGCGTTGATCTGTCCAAGATGAAAATCCAGCCATCAGCTTTAGTGGGGGGCAAGTCTGGGGCGCAACGGGCCAGGAGAG CTCAAAGCTCCTCAGGCGACAGCAACGATGACGACGACAAAGACTCAAAGAGCGAGGAAAGCGACACCTCCGACGACACGTTTGTGAAGGAAAATTACTTTAACTCCAGCTCTGTGTGGAGGAGTTACACCACACGGGGACAAGCCAAGGGCAATAAGGAGG GGAGCCAGGACAGTAAAGACGGAATAAACCCATCAACCGCAGCAGCAGACGGTGGAAAGCCACTGGCAATGCCAGAGGAAACAGGCAAAAGTAAAGTGGCTTCCTGGCTGACGAGCCAGGGGATGAAGAAA GATGCTGGAGACAACAAAAG tcaGCAGAAGGTTGAACCTGGAAAGAAGCCAGATGTGATGACTCTCTCCGACAGTGACGATGTTCAGACCATCAGCTCCGGATCTGaagacaacaaagacaaagaaaaagctCCCACTGGTG GTGTGACTAAAAAGCAAGTAGCAGTGAAATCAACTCGTGGCATCGCCCTGAAGACAGGCCATGGGATGATGGTGAAAACTGGGGCCTCCACAGGCGGGACGGTGCCAGGCGGGTTAGGAGGGAAGAGTGGTCAACAGGGCCAGACGAGTGGAGGCGGAGACAGCACCAGCAGAAACACCCGCCTGTTTTTCGATGGCGAGGAGTCGTGCTACATCATCGATGCTAAGATAGAGGGAAATCTAGGGCGATACCTCAAC CACAGCTGCAGTCCAAACCTTTTTGTCCAGAATGTGTTTGTGGACACACATGACTTGCGGTTCCCCTGGGTGGCATTTTTTGCCAGCAA GCGGATCCGTGCAGGCACAGAGCTGACCTGGGATTATAACTATGAGGTGGGCAGCGTTGCAGGTAAagtgctgctgtgctgctgtggATCCACCGAGTGTCGAGGACGTCTGCTGTGA